A DNA window from Halorubrum sp. DM2 contains the following coding sequences:
- a CDS encoding winged helix-turn-helix transcriptional regulator, protein MPDTRTQIRRHVRDTPGVHFNQVGRDLDIATGQVQYHLRRLVRNDELAVERIGGRTHYFAPSFDPWERRALAFLRRETTRKILIRLHADGPKRPKTLASDLDLARSTISWHVSTLAENGIVEKSDERPMTLTLNRPDRTAELIETVSPSLPDRLVDRFVRTVDE, encoded by the coding sequence ATGCCGGACACCCGGACTCAGATCCGACGCCACGTTCGCGACACACCCGGTGTCCACTTCAACCAGGTCGGCCGCGATCTCGATATCGCGACCGGGCAAGTCCAGTACCATCTCCGTCGTCTCGTCCGTAACGACGAACTCGCCGTCGAGCGGATCGGCGGCCGCACACACTATTTTGCCCCGTCGTTCGATCCGTGGGAACGACGTGCTCTCGCGTTTCTCAGACGAGAGACCACCCGGAAAATCCTCATCCGGCTTCATGCTGACGGCCCGAAGCGACCGAAGACGCTCGCGAGCGATCTCGATCTCGCACGAAGTACGATCTCGTGGCACGTCTCGACGCTCGCGGAAAACGGGATCGTCGAGAAGTCCGACGAGCGGCCGATGACACTCACGTTGAACCGTCCGGACCGCACGGCCGAACTCATCGAGACAGTGTCGCCGTCGCTACCGGACCGGCTCGTCGATCGGTTTGTCCGGACCGTCGACGAAT
- a CDS encoding nitrous oxide reductase accessory protein NosL: MDLKFGQRSVSRRHAVHAIGTGVAMGLAGCLGNSAESVPDPVDLSGQKTDYQGGMVIGGHGGPNGQVFYADAEPEPRQGPAEDAENTAHLAWFHTLAHGLFPYHFNMVDDGAEATAIYVTDYSRVNWEIPEGTERKKMPAPTAPDTFADATGLTYAVKTDVMGGMGPDLLPFSDSDEAETFAEDYGGRTLGYDEIDRQLVEGIQMTGMG; the protein is encoded by the coding sequence ATGGACCTCAAGTTTGGCCAGCGTTCGGTGTCGCGTCGACACGCTGTTCACGCGATCGGTACAGGAGTCGCGATGGGTCTCGCCGGCTGTCTCGGAAACTCTGCCGAGTCGGTTCCTGATCCAGTAGATCTGTCGGGGCAGAAAACGGACTACCAAGGCGGAATGGTGATCGGAGGTCACGGCGGGCCTAATGGACAGGTTTTCTACGCCGACGCAGAGCCAGAACCCAGACAAGGACCCGCCGAGGACGCTGAAAATACAGCCCACCTCGCTTGGTTCCACACGCTCGCACACGGGCTCTTTCCGTATCACTTCAACATGGTGGATGACGGTGCAGAGGCGACCGCGATCTACGTCACGGACTACTCTCGCGTCAACTGGGAGATCCCCGAAGGAACGGAACGGAAGAAGATGCCAGCGCCGACCGCACCGGATACCTTTGCGGATGCGACTGGTCTCACCTACGCCGTCAAAACGGACGTGATGGGGGGAATGGGCCCGGACCTACTGCCGTTCTCTGACAGTGATGAAGCTGAAACGTTCGCGGAGGATTACGGTGGGCGGACTCTCGGGTATGATGAGATCGACAGACAACTCGTTGAGGGGATCCAAATGACTGGGATGGGGTGA
- a CDS encoding winged helix-turn-helix transcriptional regulator, whose amino-acid sequence MPDTRTQIRRHVCDTPGVHFNQVGRDLDIATGQVQYHLRRLVRNDELAVERIGGRTHYFAPSFDPWERRALAFLRRETTREILVRLHADGPKRPKTLASDLDLARSTISWHVSTLAENGIVEKSDHRPMTLTLNRPERTAELIETVSPSLPDRLVDRFVRTVDE is encoded by the coding sequence ATGCCGGACACCCGGACTCAGATCCGACGCCACGTTTGCGACACACCCGGTGTCCACTTTAACCAGGTCGGCCGCGATCTCGATATCGCGACTGGCCAAGTCCAGTACCATCTCCGTCGTCTCGTCCGTAACGACGAACTCGCCGTCGAGCGGATCGGCGGCCGCACACACTATTTTGCCCCGTCGTTCGATCCGTGGGAACGACGGGCTCTCGCGTTTCTCAGACGAGAGACCACCCGGGAGATCCTCGTCCGGCTTCATGCTGACGGCCCGAAGCGACCGAAAACGCTCGCGAGTGATCTCGATCTCGCACGAAGTACGATCTCGTGGCACGTCTCGACGCTCGCGGAAAACGGGATCGTCGAGAAGTCCGACCATCGACCGATGACACTCACGTTGAACCGTCCGGAGCGCACGGCCGAACTCATCGAGACAGTGTCGCCGTCGCTACCGGACCGGCTCGTCGATCGGTTCGTCCGGACCGTCGACGAGC
- a CDS encoding NosD domain-containing protein produces the protein MAVFAPDDNRSRHVRLAVAAIMTLAVVVTAGAFVADPAESVPDPVAYDDTTELGLSSETDAMMAGNATLPRTQVFYSQLQYVVGYNGIGSFVTSLSDGRTERQFGYPLVAYVETFDHQNPDTTSDGLFTATGAGGWTPAEEAHYVVDSDVRMPAGEAVIPFRSRDAAESFAADYNGSVVGWESVRNRSFDVDSAATVRSLAPSRWQAANDRIARAERTANRPVSVVVGEDEPTIDAAVAAAPSNTTVVVPEGEYHETVTVNESVTIAGDGARISGDGNGSVVTVRAADVAIRGLRIDGVGNRTRDPEAAPTSKDEAWDANIQSGYGHGDAGIRAIAASGLVVDDVAIETNASGLLLREGSHAVVRDLRVDGSETWQDGFMGITGMESRVTVTDSRFEGGRDGIYLHRADGSIIRNSTFIDNRYGIHLMFTGDALVADNTARNELFAGVTVMTRPSGNAIVGNDVRNSSAGIQSSGTRTYIGYNTLVGNELGFSTSARGSLYEHNVVADNELGARATTIVPSSRVVANDFVGNENHAAAGAGALRVWANGDRGNYWEGANVGQQLFGERAYRPTSPVDSALHREASAVTVRESPAAVLLDRLRGTVPGARSGSIIDPIPASEPYNPERIDAVTGPDAEREGSVHADWRAELGSLTGEQDTTHENTTDQNTTNRNSARVGDYR, from the coding sequence GTGGCAGTTTTCGCTCCCGATGACAACCGGTCGCGACATGTTCGCCTCGCGGTTGCCGCGATCATGACCCTCGCCGTGGTCGTAACTGCGGGTGCATTTGTCGCTGATCCGGCCGAGTCGGTTCCCGATCCGGTGGCGTACGACGACACCACCGAACTGGGGCTCTCGTCGGAGACCGACGCGATGATGGCCGGAAACGCAACGCTCCCGCGGACGCAGGTGTTCTACTCGCAGCTACAGTACGTCGTCGGATACAACGGGATCGGTTCGTTCGTGACATCCCTGTCGGACGGACGGACCGAGCGCCAGTTCGGCTACCCGCTCGTCGCGTACGTCGAGACCTTCGATCACCAAAATCCGGACACGACCAGCGACGGGCTGTTCACGGCGACCGGAGCCGGCGGGTGGACTCCGGCCGAGGAAGCGCACTACGTCGTCGACAGCGACGTCCGCATGCCGGCTGGCGAGGCCGTGATCCCCTTCCGAAGTCGAGACGCGGCCGAGTCGTTCGCGGCCGATTATAACGGATCGGTGGTCGGCTGGGAATCAGTCCGGAACCGCTCGTTCGACGTCGACTCCGCAGCGACGGTGCGGTCGCTCGCACCGAGTCGGTGGCAGGCGGCCAACGATCGGATTGCGAGGGCGGAGCGGACTGCGAACCGCCCCGTTTCGGTGGTCGTCGGGGAAGACGAGCCGACGATCGACGCGGCGGTCGCGGCGGCCCCGTCGAACACGACGGTCGTCGTCCCAGAGGGAGAATATCATGAGACGGTGACGGTCAACGAATCCGTAACTATCGCGGGCGACGGCGCGCGGATCAGCGGCGACGGCAACGGATCGGTCGTCACCGTTCGCGCGGCCGATGTCGCCATCCGGGGACTCCGGATCGACGGTGTCGGAAACCGGACGCGAGATCCGGAGGCGGCACCTACCTCTAAAGACGAGGCGTGGGACGCGAACATCCAGAGCGGGTACGGCCACGGCGACGCCGGGATCCGAGCGATTGCCGCATCGGGGCTCGTCGTCGACGACGTCGCGATAGAAACGAACGCGAGCGGGCTCCTGTTGCGCGAGGGTTCACATGCGGTCGTCCGCGACCTCCGCGTCGACGGGTCCGAGACGTGGCAGGACGGGTTCATGGGAATCACGGGGATGGAGTCGCGTGTAACCGTGACTGATAGCCGGTTTGAGGGCGGTCGTGACGGGATCTACCTCCATCGCGCGGACGGCTCGATCATCCGGAACTCGACGTTCATTGACAACCGGTACGGCATCCATCTCATGTTCACCGGCGACGCGCTGGTCGCGGACAACACCGCCCGAAACGAACTGTTCGCGGGGGTCACCGTGATGACCCGTCCTTCAGGGAACGCAATCGTCGGCAACGACGTGCGCAACTCTAGTGCGGGAATCCAGTCGTCGGGAACGCGAACGTACATCGGGTACAACACGCTCGTCGGTAACGAACTCGGGTTCTCGACGAGTGCGCGCGGGTCGCTGTACGAACACAACGTGGTCGCCGACAACGAACTCGGCGCGCGTGCGACGACGATCGTCCCGTCGAGTCGTGTCGTGGCAAACGACTTCGTCGGCAACGAAAACCACGCTGCCGCCGGTGCGGGCGCGCTTCGCGTCTGGGCTAACGGTGATCGCGGTAACTACTGGGAGGGAGCGAATGTTGGGCAGCAATTGTTTGGCGAGCGAGCGTATCGCCCGACCTCACCGGTTGATTCCGCGCTCCACCGCGAGGCATCGGCTGTTACCGTGCGCGAGTCGCCCGCGGCAGTTCTACTCGATCGACTCCGCGGCACCGTCCCCGGTGCCCGCTCCGGAAGCATCATCGACCCGATACCGGCGTCTGAGCCATACAATCCCGAACGAATCGACGCGGTGACTGGACCCGATGCCGAACGCGAAGGATCGGTCCACGCGGACTGGAGAGCAGAACTCGGCTCGCTCACCGGTGAGCAGGACACGACTCATGAGAACACGACGGACCAGAATACGACAAATCGGAACAGCGCCAGAGTGGGTGATTACAGATGA
- a CDS encoding ABC transporter ATP-binding protein — MSERVLAEVVDLTRTYGGIRVLDEVSLSITSGITTVVGPNGSGKSTLLGVLAGAVEPTAGAVRYAHEGSTDDGSDKRIGYLPQRVPFRGEFTARETLGFYAALVGDNPDAALADVGLADAGDKRVSALSGGMRRLLGIAQATLGDPAIAVLDEPTSGLDPEMRERAFRAAAARASDDTAVVVSSHDLDLVDTYADDVVVLDRGRVAVAGSRDRLVDDYGVDDVKGLYRAVVNDRVSAESDIDTGDTDGDDDSKDVNEAA; from the coding sequence ATGAGTGAGCGCGTGCTCGCGGAGGTCGTCGACCTGACTCGGACCTACGGCGGGATCCGGGTTCTCGACGAGGTCTCGCTCTCGATCACTTCCGGCATCACCACCGTCGTCGGTCCGAACGGCTCCGGGAAGTCGACGCTGCTCGGCGTCCTCGCGGGAGCGGTCGAGCCGACCGCGGGAGCGGTGCGGTACGCTCACGAGGGCAGTACTGACGACGGGAGTGACAAGCGGATCGGCTATCTCCCGCAACGGGTCCCGTTTCGTGGTGAGTTCACGGCCCGAGAGACCCTCGGCTTCTATGCAGCGCTCGTCGGTGACAATCCCGACGCGGCGCTGGCGGACGTGGGACTTGCCGACGCAGGCGACAAGCGCGTCTCGGCGCTCTCAGGTGGAATGCGACGCCTCCTCGGGATCGCACAGGCGACGCTTGGCGACCCGGCGATTGCGGTGCTCGACGAGCCGACAAGCGGGCTCGATCCGGAGATGCGCGAGCGAGCATTCCGAGCCGCAGCGGCCCGTGCGAGTGACGACACTGCCGTCGTCGTCAGCTCCCACGACCTCGACCTCGTCGACACGTACGCCGACGACGTTGTCGTGCTCGACCGCGGTCGCGTGGCCGTGGCGGGCTCCCGCGATCGCCTGGTGGATGACTACGGCGTCGACGACGTGAAGGGTCTGTACCGCGCGGTCGTCAACGATAGAGTGAGCGCCGAGAGCGATATCGATACCGGTGACACAGACGGCGACGACGACTCCAAGGACGTGAATGAGGCTGCGC
- a CDS encoding DUF5804 family protein, whose product MTRVCLLGDPDAELSYELLSRETARDALATYRIEEPFENSVAVDTVSLGAAVSLLNDLDWYLARFVEEALVLEPSVSPDEWLSRDLAREVRDGAVPPEETDQRLKVFGLVDGRPVEPLFVRRRQGETPEYDLRDVDETVIVRVSESEFSG is encoded by the coding sequence GTGACGCGGGTGTGTCTCCTCGGCGACCCGGACGCGGAGCTCTCCTACGAGCTGCTCTCCCGCGAGACCGCGCGGGACGCGCTCGCCACCTACCGGATCGAGGAGCCGTTCGAGAACAGCGTCGCCGTCGACACCGTGAGCCTCGGGGCCGCCGTCTCGCTCTTGAACGACCTCGACTGGTACCTCGCTCGCTTCGTCGAGGAGGCGCTGGTGTTGGAGCCGTCCGTCTCCCCCGACGAGTGGCTCTCGCGGGACCTGGCCCGCGAGGTCCGCGACGGCGCGGTCCCCCCGGAGGAGACCGACCAGCGGCTGAAGGTGTTCGGCCTCGTCGACGGCCGCCCGGTCGAGCCGCTGTTCGTTCGACGGCGACAGGGCGAGACGCCCGAGTACGACCTCCGCGACGTCGACGAGACGGTCATCGTCCGTGTGAGCGAGTCGGAGTTCTCCGGGTAG
- a CDS encoding substrate-binding domain-containing protein, translating to MDRRRYLQAVGISGTISLAGCLTNSSTADAPDVTGDTLTLATATTTHDSGLLDELLPGFQDRFGTQVDTVVRGTGGALQTARAGDCDVVIVHARPLEDEFLRTGAGINRRQVMVNDFVVVGPADDPANIAGEDPVTTFQRIAEAEVRFLSRGDRSGTHLRERQLWAEAGIDPSGSWYSETGQGMGNTLNLATQTEAYTLSDRGTFLNVIEDTLEAHVNYGIESPPALLRNEYAVIPVNPARHDVAYPLAMAFVGYLTGPAQTQISEFRIADKRAFRSLTPSQEPEFGQYIPSDWQTETNVTG from the coding sequence ATGGACCGTCGGCGGTATCTTCAGGCAGTGGGTATCAGTGGGACCATCTCGCTTGCTGGATGTTTAACTAACTCTTCTACCGCTGATGCCCCGGATGTAACGGGAGACACGCTGACGCTTGCGACTGCAACGACTACCCACGATAGCGGGCTTCTCGATGAACTTCTCCCTGGATTTCAAGACCGGTTCGGGACGCAGGTCGATACCGTGGTCCGCGGGACTGGCGGAGCCTTGCAGACGGCCCGAGCTGGTGACTGTGATGTTGTTATCGTCCACGCTCGGCCACTTGAAGACGAATTTCTCCGAACCGGGGCCGGAATCAACCGTCGACAGGTGATGGTTAACGATTTCGTAGTGGTTGGACCGGCAGATGACCCGGCCAATATCGCAGGCGAGGACCCGGTTACTACGTTCCAACGCATTGCTGAGGCTGAAGTCAGGTTCTTGTCTCGGGGCGACCGCTCCGGAACGCATCTTCGTGAGCGTCAATTGTGGGCCGAAGCAGGCATTGACCCGAGTGGGTCGTGGTACAGCGAAACGGGCCAGGGAATGGGGAATACGCTGAACCTAGCGACCCAAACCGAAGCGTACACCCTAAGCGACCGTGGGACGTTCCTCAACGTCATTGAGGATACACTGGAGGCACACGTCAATTATGGGATCGAGAGCCCACCAGCGCTACTTCGGAATGAGTACGCGGTGATCCCTGTCAACCCTGCCCGCCACGACGTAGCGTACCCGCTAGCGATGGCCTTCGTTGGCTATCTTACTGGTCCTGCCCAGACCCAGATTAGTGAGTTCCGAATAGCTGATAAAAGGGCATTTCGTTCTCTTACACCCTCACAGGAACCAGAGTTTGGGCAGTACATCCCGAGCGACTGGCAAACAGAGACGAATGTTACAGGGTGA
- a CDS encoding ABC transporter permease subunit: GVRPRHGGVGPMSRLLADIGTVFRRELVTVRRTPGYAVLAAGLLIVLGGLVAVGGGGGTGFVPAVVDLLLPTELLVPLLAIVLGYRALLTDATSGEFAVIRTYPVSTVGYVLGVLLARIAALVAIVGVPFALVGLYVWITATPDTGIFATHSGVDSPLLFVRFLAFVLLFGTAYLSLAAAVSALASSRRSAIALGLLALLVGVLGGDLAILRSLAGGMSPEEIAGAITLTPNGAFRGLIFEHVIGVAFT, translated from the coding sequence CGGAGTCCGTCCACGTCACGGGGGTGTCGGACCGATGAGTCGGTTGCTCGCGGACATCGGGACCGTGTTCCGTCGCGAACTGGTAACCGTTCGACGGACTCCTGGCTACGCCGTCCTCGCAGCAGGACTTCTCATCGTGCTCGGCGGACTCGTCGCGGTCGGTGGGGGCGGGGGGACCGGGTTCGTGCCGGCAGTCGTCGATCTTCTGCTCCCGACAGAGCTACTCGTCCCGCTTCTCGCGATAGTGCTCGGGTACCGTGCGCTGCTCACGGACGCCACGAGCGGCGAGTTCGCTGTGATACGGACCTATCCCGTGAGTACCGTCGGCTACGTTCTCGGCGTGTTACTGGCGCGTATCGCGGCGCTCGTCGCGATCGTGGGCGTTCCCTTCGCGCTGGTCGGGCTATACGTCTGGATAACTGCGACGCCGGACACAGGAATCTTCGCGACGCATAGCGGAGTAGACTCGCCGCTTCTTTTCGTGCGGTTCCTCGCGTTCGTCCTCCTCTTCGGGACCGCGTACCTGTCGCTGGCGGCAGCGGTCTCGGCGCTGGCGTCGAGCCGACGGAGCGCGATCGCACTCGGTCTCCTCGCACTGCTCGTCGGCGTCCTCGGCGGCGACCTCGCGATCCTCCGGTCGCTGGCGGGAGGTATGTCTCCGGAAGAGATCGCCGGAGCGATCACGCTGACTCCGAACGGGGCGTTTCGCGGACTGATCTTCGAACACGTTATCGGCGTCGCTTTCACC
- a CDS encoding sulfite exporter TauE/SafE family protein yields MIESLFRIDVALFVLIGVLGGAHCIGMCGPLVTMYSKQMTPQPDGGTATVNDGRAGHLTTYEVRQHFLFNVGRATTYAVLGAAFGALGSVVFVTADQLTPVAGLLRGTVGLIVGGFIVATGVRYVIGGSGGDIRIPGVQRVTSWLAARVHRHVNSPSIVGLGAVHAFLPCPMLYPAYLFAFASGSPTTGGIALGALGVGTIPAVFLYGTVIQSIDVTHRRRVHRLLGVVFVVLGYVLFAHGLMALGVHLPHPMFPHYQPLGGM; encoded by the coding sequence ATGATCGAGTCGCTGTTCCGGATCGACGTCGCGCTGTTCGTTCTCATCGGCGTCCTCGGCGGCGCACACTGTATCGGAATGTGTGGTCCGCTCGTCACGATGTACTCGAAACAGATGACGCCGCAGCCGGACGGCGGCACCGCGACGGTCAACGATGGACGGGCCGGACATCTCACGACCTACGAAGTTCGACAGCACTTCCTGTTCAACGTCGGCCGGGCGACGACGTACGCGGTTCTCGGGGCCGCCTTCGGTGCGCTCGGGAGCGTCGTGTTCGTCACTGCCGACCAGCTGACACCGGTCGCCGGCCTCCTACGAGGTACCGTGGGCCTCATAGTGGGTGGGTTCATCGTGGCGACAGGGGTTCGGTACGTTATCGGGGGAAGCGGCGGCGATATTCGCATACCGGGCGTCCAGCGCGTAACGTCGTGGCTCGCAGCGAGAGTTCATCGCCACGTGAACAGCCCGAGTATCGTCGGTCTCGGTGCCGTTCACGCATTTCTCCCCTGCCCAATGTTGTATCCCGCGTACCTGTTCGCCTTCGCGAGCGGCTCCCCGACGACCGGCGGGATCGCTCTCGGTGCCCTCGGTGTCGGGACGATTCCGGCCGTCTTCCTCTACGGAACCGTCATCCAGTCGATCGATGTCACCCACCGGCGTCGCGTCCATCGGCTGCTCGGTGTCGTGTTCGTCGTGCTGGGGTACGTCCTGTTCGCACACGGACTGATGGCGCTCGGCGTCCATCTCCCGCACCCGATGTTCCCGCACTACCAGCCGCTCGGCGGGATGTGA
- a CDS encoding methionine adenosyltransferase, with amino-acid sequence MDRNIQVSRLDRQAVEDQEVEIVERKGIGHPDSICDGVAESVSRALSQLYLDRVGKVLHYNTDETQLVAGRAAPAFGGGEVVEPIYILIVGRATKEYDGEQLPVDSTALAAARDYLSEAIPELEYGTDVVIDVKLGEGSGDLQDVFGEETQQVPMANDTSFGVGHAPLTETETIVREAERALNSPYHDDHPELGPDVKIMGKREGDRIDITVAAAMVDAYVDGLDEYDDAVENVREYVDDLAREYTDREVHVDVNTADDYDEGSVYLTVTGTSAEQGDDGSVGRGNRANGLITPNRPMSMEATSGKNPVNHIGKIYNLLSTRVAESVTSEVDGIRDLQVRLLSQIGRPIDEPHVADAQIVTEDGVELGDIEDDVLAIVDRELADVTDVTRSVIEGDVSTF; translated from the coding sequence ATGGACCGAAACATACAGGTAAGTCGCCTCGACCGACAGGCGGTCGAGGACCAGGAGGTCGAGATCGTCGAGCGAAAGGGGATCGGTCACCCCGACTCGATCTGCGACGGCGTCGCGGAGTCGGTCTCGCGGGCGCTCTCGCAGCTCTACTTGGACCGCGTCGGTAAGGTGCTCCACTACAACACCGACGAGACGCAGCTGGTCGCCGGCCGCGCCGCGCCCGCGTTCGGCGGCGGCGAGGTCGTCGAGCCGATCTACATCCTCATCGTCGGCCGCGCCACGAAGGAGTACGACGGCGAGCAGCTCCCGGTCGACTCGACCGCGCTCGCGGCCGCCCGCGACTACCTCTCAGAGGCGATCCCGGAGCTGGAGTACGGTACCGACGTGGTCATCGACGTGAAGCTCGGCGAGGGCTCGGGCGACCTCCAGGACGTCTTCGGCGAGGAGACTCAGCAGGTCCCGATGGCCAACGACACCTCCTTCGGCGTCGGGCACGCCCCGCTCACCGAGACGGAGACGATCGTCCGCGAGGCCGAGCGCGCGCTCAACAGCCCGTACCACGACGATCACCCCGAACTCGGCCCGGACGTGAAGATCATGGGCAAACGCGAGGGCGACCGGATCGACATCACCGTCGCCGCCGCGATGGTCGACGCCTACGTCGACGGCCTCGACGAGTACGACGACGCGGTCGAAAACGTCCGCGAGTACGTCGACGACCTCGCCCGCGAGTACACCGACCGCGAGGTACACGTCGACGTCAACACCGCCGACGACTACGACGAGGGCTCCGTCTACCTCACCGTCACCGGCACCTCCGCCGAGCAGGGCGACGACGGCTCGGTCGGCCGCGGCAACCGCGCGAACGGACTCATCACCCCGAACCGCCCGATGTCGATGGAGGCGACCTCCGGCAAGAACCCCGTCAACCACATCGGGAAGATCTACAACCTCCTCTCGACCCGCGTCGCCGAGTCCGTCACGAGCGAGGTCGACGGCATCCGCGACCTTCAGGTCCGACTGCTCTCGCAGATCGGCCGCCCGATCGACGAGCCGCACGTCGCCGACGCGCAGATCGTCACCGAGGACGGCGTCGAACTGGGCGACATCGAGGACGACGTCCTCGCCATCGTCGACCGCGAGCTGGCCGACGTGACCGACGTGACCCGCAGCGTCATCGAGGGCGACGTCTCGACGTTCTGA
- a CDS encoding SDR family NAD(P)-dependent oxidoreductase, whose translation MADTPTGVELKPDLTDDVALVTGATRGIGAEIAANLADLGATVYAGARDPDDVTAVDQHAVRLDVTEDGEIRDAVDRIEREQGALDVLVNNAGVFPRSESLHEMDVADFDDTMAVNLRGPVVLTKHALPLLLEGAGGRVVTLSSGLGQFTDGQMDGGYPAYRLSKVGVGGLTAYLDGEYGDQGLIANAVSPGWVRTDMGGDEAPRTPSKGAETPVWLARFAPGSPAGHLWKDRERIPW comes from the coding sequence ATGGCAGACACGCCGACGGGAGTCGAACTCAAACCCGACTTGACCGACGACGTCGCCCTGGTCACGGGCGCGACCCGCGGGATCGGGGCCGAGATCGCCGCGAACCTCGCCGATCTGGGAGCGACCGTCTACGCCGGGGCGCGCGATCCCGACGACGTTACCGCCGTAGACCAGCACGCGGTCCGGCTCGACGTGACCGAGGACGGCGAAATTCGGGACGCCGTCGACCGGATCGAACGCGAGCAGGGCGCGCTCGACGTCCTCGTCAACAACGCGGGCGTGTTCCCGCGGTCGGAGTCCCTCCACGAGATGGACGTCGCCGACTTCGACGACACGATGGCCGTGAACCTCCGCGGACCGGTCGTCCTGACGAAGCACGCGCTGCCGCTGCTTCTGGAGGGGGCCGGCGGTCGCGTCGTGACCCTCTCGTCGGGGCTCGGTCAGTTCACGGACGGACAGATGGACGGCGGCTATCCGGCCTACCGGCTCTCGAAGGTCGGCGTCGGCGGACTGACGGCGTACCTCGACGGCGAGTACGGCGATCAGGGACTCATCGCGAACGCCGTCTCCCCGGGCTGGGTGCGGACGGACATGGGCGGGGACGAAGCGCCCCGGACGCCCTCGAAGGGTGCCGAGACGCCGGTCTGGCTCGCGCGCTTCGCGCCGGGGAGCCCCGCCGGCCACCTCTGGAAGGACCGCGAGCGGATCCCGTGGTAG